The Methylobacterium currus genome contains a region encoding:
- a CDS encoding tetratricopeptide repeat protein: MGSTGRSRRAAALIALAALTVGAGTADAAQLVAIQGSEQQNFGRIALTFDHGVKVTAKVTGGVLVVAFREPVTGQRERLAAEMPAYVAQVRRDPDGAGLRVALQASYKVNVLEAGERVFIDLMPEGWTGMPPGLPPEVLADLSRRAEELSERLRRDAVRARRTTPLRLEVAHLPTLTRLSVRLPREAEVEMERAGSEVRLRIPGAYTIESTEARAALRPAAAALAAEAGMEAARLTLTLAEGFTAEGYREDESYVLDLVKPAGKRPEDKKPEDKKPEDRKPVAAMPDPSPVPAARAEAPSPSEPRPQVEARPQAEAPAPAPAEPAASAGPVQARVARAGQGLRIAFPFAARPPAALFERGGIATLVFESTAAIALPSLPAGAPASVTEGPRAEGAFTVLRLRLDSGMIAQLAAGEGQGWDLVLGDTSLPGGDILAPQRSADPTGKPAVAVPLSRPGGALWLERDGERIAVATARGPRIAGLPKRGRFVEFELLPSRQGVAVLAAADDLAVRPGLAEVTITRPGGLAVSPTVVETPEAAQAAAQAAALLVQPDRWREDQRGDVRARIRAAQAAAAAAERPARSAARLDLVRVLLANDFAAEAAGVLALAVREDPALAAERPVRLLSAIAALRLDQDARAAGFLTPDGKRALDPELRLWRGVVDARGRRSAAAITAFKAGMPLIEAYPDDLQVQLYLSAVQAALDAKDPAFAQRALTAVSSLADAPQARDRLAFYKARFAEAIGQDGEARRTYQQIAETGAPAIAAEATLRGVDLGRATGTMTPEAAIDRLERLILTWHGEAEAEALARLGRLYAGVGRWRDAFATARKANRLFPDHPVTRGLHDDTVALFAALFLSDRGDSLGKIEALALFYDFKEFTPVGRQGDEIVRRLADRLVALDLLEAAGELLQHQVDNRLTGAARASVAARLATVRLMEGEPLKALKVLQNTRLPELPAQIRDARLLLEVRALSDLSRTDLALELLDGNTTPEAAHLRGDILWSARRWREAGEAHESLLGTRWREPGPLTDAERGDVMRAAIGYALAEDTLSLDRLRSKFTAKMAESPDARTFGLVASPNASGTAAFRSLVRQATSAETLTDFLRAYRARYPESAAPERPKPSPDGNPAQGAAPTPEARGAGGPSPG; this comes from the coding sequence ATGGGTTCGACGGGCAGGAGCCGCCGCGCAGCGGCACTGATCGCACTGGCGGCGCTGACCGTCGGCGCGGGCACGGCCGACGCGGCGCAGCTCGTGGCGATCCAGGGCAGCGAGCAGCAGAATTTCGGGCGCATCGCGCTCACCTTCGACCACGGGGTGAAGGTCACCGCCAAGGTCACCGGCGGCGTGCTGGTGGTCGCCTTCCGTGAGCCGGTGACCGGCCAGCGCGAGCGCCTGGCCGCCGAGATGCCGGCCTACGTGGCGCAGGTTCGCCGCGATCCGGACGGCGCGGGCCTGCGGGTCGCGCTCCAGGCCTCGTACAAGGTCAACGTGCTGGAGGCGGGTGAGCGGGTCTTCATCGACCTGATGCCCGAGGGCTGGACCGGTATGCCGCCGGGCCTGCCGCCGGAGGTGCTGGCCGACCTGTCCCGCCGGGCCGAGGAACTCAGCGAGCGCCTGCGCCGCGACGCCGTCCGGGCCCGGCGCACGACGCCGCTGCGCCTCGAAGTGGCCCATCTGCCGACCCTGACCCGCCTCTCGGTCCGCCTGCCGCGGGAGGCCGAGGTGGAGATGGAGCGCGCCGGCTCCGAGGTTCGCCTGCGCATCCCCGGCGCCTACACGATCGAATCGACCGAGGCCCGCGCCGCTCTGCGGCCGGCCGCGGCGGCGCTCGCGGCCGAGGCCGGGATGGAAGCCGCCCGCCTGACCCTGACGCTCGCCGAGGGCTTCACCGCGGAAGGCTACCGCGAGGACGAGTCCTACGTCCTCGATCTCGTCAAGCCGGCGGGCAAGAGGCCGGAAGACAAGAAGCCGGAAGACAAGAAACCGGAGGACAGGAAGCCGGTGGCCGCGATGCCGGACCCGTCGCCGGTTCCCGCGGCCCGGGCCGAGGCCCCGTCCCCGAGCGAGCCGCGCCCGCAGGTCGAAGCCCGCCCGCAGGCGGAGGCGCCCGCGCCCGCCCCGGCGGAGCCGGCCGCGTCCGCGGGCCCGGTCCAGGCCCGGGTCGCCCGGGCGGGCCAGGGGCTGCGGATCGCCTTCCCGTTCGCCGCCCGGCCGCCGGCAGCCCTGTTCGAGCGCGGTGGAATCGCCACCCTGGTGTTCGAGAGCACCGCCGCGATCGCCCTGCCGTCGCTGCCGGCGGGGGCGCCGGCGAGCGTCACCGAGGGGCCGCGGGCGGAGGGGGCCTTCACGGTCCTGCGCCTGCGCCTCGATTCGGGCATGATCGCCCAGCTCGCGGCCGGCGAGGGGCAGGGCTGGGACCTGGTGCTTGGCGATACCAGCTTGCCAGGGGGCGACATCCTGGCGCCGCAGCGCAGCGCCGATCCCACCGGCAAGCCCGCGGTGGCAGTGCCGCTGTCGCGCCCCGGCGGCGCGCTGTGGCTGGAGCGCGACGGCGAGCGCATCGCCGTGGCGACGGCCCGCGGCCCGCGCATCGCCGGGCTGCCGAAGCGTGGCCGGTTCGTCGAGTTCGAGCTGCTGCCGAGCCGCCAGGGCGTGGCCGTGCTGGCGGCGGCGGACGACCTCGCCGTGCGCCCCGGCCTCGCCGAGGTGACGATCACCCGTCCCGGCGGGTTGGCGGTCTCGCCGACGGTGGTCGAGACGCCCGAGGCCGCCCAAGCCGCGGCCCAGGCCGCCGCCCTGCTGGTGCAGCCCGATCGCTGGCGCGAGGACCAGCGCGGCGACGTGCGCGCGCGCATCCGCGCCGCGCAAGCCGCGGCCGCCGCGGCCGAGCGGCCGGCCCGCTCCGCCGCGCGGCTCGACCTCGTGCGGGTCCTCCTCGCCAACGACTTCGCGGCCGAGGCCGCCGGCGTGCTGGCCCTCGCGGTCCGGGAGGATCCGGCGCTCGCGGCCGAGCGGCCGGTGCGGCTCCTCTCGGCCATCGCCGCCCTGCGCCTGGACCAGGACGCGCGGGCGGCGGGCTTCCTCACCCCCGACGGCAAGCGGGCGCTGGACCCCGAGCTGCGGCTGTGGCGCGGCGTCGTCGATGCGCGCGGCCGGCGCAGCGCCGCGGCGATCACCGCCTTCAAGGCCGGCATGCCGCTGATCGAGGCCTATCCGGACGATTTGCAGGTGCAGCTCTACCTGTCGGCCGTACAGGCCGCCCTCGACGCCAAGGACCCGGCCTTCGCCCAGCGGGCGCTCACCGCCGTGTCGTCCCTCGCCGATGCGCCGCAGGCCCGCGACCGGCTGGCCTTCTACAAGGCGCGCTTCGCCGAGGCGATCGGCCAGGACGGCGAGGCCCGCCGCACCTATCAGCAGATCGCCGAGACCGGCGCGCCCGCCATCGCCGCCGAGGCGACCCTGCGGGGGGTCGATCTCGGGCGGGCCACCGGCACGATGACGCCGGAGGCGGCGATCGACCGCCTCGAGCGCCTGATCCTGACCTGGCACGGTGAGGCGGAGGCCGAGGCCCTGGCCCGGCTCGGCCGGCTCTATGCCGGCGTCGGCCGCTGGCGCGACGCCTTCGCGACCGCCCGCAAGGCCAACCGCCTCTTCCCCGACCACCCGGTGACCCGCGGCCTGCACGACGACACGGTGGCCCTGTTCGCCGCCCTGTTCCTGTCGGACCGGGGCGACAGCCTGGGCAAGATCGAGGCCCTGGCGCTGTTCTACGACTTCAAGGAATTCACGCCGGTCGGCCGCCAGGGCGACGAGATCGTGCGCCGTCTCGCCGACCGCCTCGTCGCCCTCGACCTCCTCGAGGCCGCCGGCGAGCTGCTCCAGCACCAGGTCGACAACCGCCTCACCGGTGCGGCGCGGGCGAGCGTGGCAGCACGGCTGGCGACCGTCCGGCTGATGGAGGGCGAGCCGCTGAAGGCCCTCAAGGTGCTGCAGAACACCCGTCTGCCGGAACTGCCGGCGCAGATCCGCGACGCGCGCCTGCTGCTCGAGGTTCGGGCCCTCTCCGACCTCTCGCGCACCGACCTCGCCCTCGAATTGCTCGACGGCAACACCACCCCGGAGGCGGCGCATTTACGCGGCGACATCCTGTGGAGCGCGCGGCGCTGGCGCGAGGCCGGGGAGGCGCACGAGTCCCTGCTCGGCACCCGCTGGCGCGAGCCCGGCCCCCTGACCGATGCCGAGCGCGGCGACGTGATGCGGGCGGCGATCGGCTACGCCCTGGCGGAGGATACCTTGAGCCTCGACCGCCTGCGCTCGAAATTCACCGCGAAGATGGCCGAGAGCCCGGACGCCCGCACCTTCGGCCTCGTCGCCTCGCCGAACGCCTCCGGTACCGCGGCGTTCCGCAGCCTCGTGCGCCAGGCGACCAGCGCCGAGACCCTGACCGACTTCCTGCGCGCCTACCGGGCCCGCTACCCCGAGAGCGCCGCGCCGGAGCGGCCGAAGCCGAGCCCGGACGGGAACCCGGCCCAGGGTGCTGCCCCCACGCCCGAGGCGCGCGGCGCCGGCGGGCCGTCGCCGGGCTGA
- a CDS encoding DUF6468 domain-containing protein, giving the protein MSLIISILADLLVSVLLVACIVTSVGLGRRITRLKGDETAMRQTIGDLMVATETAERAITGLRTTLAECDRTLAERLRLAERTNADLAAQLQAGDEVLSRIGRIVAQARAAVPGEMPDAAAQPAVQAAFAQAEPVQQSPTAPLSAPQPAAPPIFAAPVSAAPVAPVPPPVSTGERLGAAAAAARALSERALSRLQAQAA; this is encoded by the coding sequence GTGAGCCTGATCATCAGCATCCTGGCCGACCTGCTGGTGTCGGTCCTGCTCGTCGCCTGCATCGTCACCTCGGTCGGCCTCGGCCGCCGCATCACGCGCCTCAAGGGCGACGAGACCGCCATGCGCCAGACCATCGGCGACCTGATGGTGGCGACCGAGACCGCCGAGCGGGCGATCACCGGCCTGCGCACCACGCTGGCCGAGTGCGACCGCACCCTTGCCGAGCGCCTGCGCCTGGCCGAGCGCACCAATGCCGACCTCGCCGCCCAGCTCCAGGCCGGCGACGAGGTGCTGTCGCGCATCGGCCGCATCGTCGCCCAGGCCCGGGCGGCGGTGCCCGGCGAGATGCCGGATGCGGCGGCCCAGCCCGCCGTCCAGGCCGCCTTCGCGCAGGCCGAGCCCGTGCAGCAGAGTCCCACGGCGCCGCTCTCTGCGCCCCAGCCCGCCGCACCCCCTATCTTCGCGGCCCCCGTCTCGGCCGCACCCGTGGCCCCCGTTCCGCCGCCGGTCTCCACCGGCGAGCGCCTCGGCGCCGCCGCCGCCGCCGCCCGCGCCCTCAGCGAGCGGGCCCTGAGCCGCCTGCAGGCCCAGGCCGCATGA
- a CDS encoding glutathione S-transferase family protein codes for MSHYRLHYFPESGNSYKLGLMLTLCGETFDPVWTDFGARVTWTPEWRRAVNPMGEIPVLEDDGESLTQTGPILLRLSNRYGRLGGEGEAERFEVLRWLFWDNQKLSAHMATYRFMRTFSRRADPAVLTYLRARVDDFLGILAQQVESRAFVIGDRATVADLSLCAYLSYPADETGYDLAVSHPAVHLWLGRIAALPGWQAPYDLLPGRRLPRFDRPDGAEPGR; via the coding sequence GTGAGTCACTATCGCCTTCACTACTTCCCCGAATCCGGCAACAGCTACAAGCTGGGGCTGATGCTGACCCTGTGCGGCGAAACATTCGATCCGGTCTGGACCGATTTCGGCGCGCGGGTGACCTGGACGCCGGAGTGGCGGCGCGCGGTCAATCCGATGGGCGAGATCCCGGTGCTGGAGGATGACGGCGAGAGCCTGACTCAGACCGGCCCGATCCTGCTGCGGCTCTCCAACCGCTACGGTCGCCTCGGCGGCGAGGGCGAGGCCGAGCGGTTCGAGGTGCTGCGTTGGCTGTTCTGGGACAACCAGAAGCTCTCCGCCCACATGGCCACCTACCGCTTCATGCGCACCTTCAGCCGCCGGGCCGATCCGGCGGTGCTGACATACTTGCGCGCACGGGTGGACGACTTCCTGGGCATCCTCGCGCAGCAGGTGGAGAGCCGCGCCTTCGTCATCGGCGATCGGGCGACCGTCGCCGACCTGTCGCTCTGCGCCTACCTCTCCTACCCGGCGGACGAGACCGGCTACGACCTCGCGGTGAGCCATCCCGCGGTTCATCTCTGGCTGGGTCGGATCGCGGCCCTGCCCGGCTGGCAGGCGCCCTACGACCTCCTGCCCGGCCGTCGGCTGCCCCGCTTCGACCGTCCGGACGGCGCCGAGCCCGGGCGGTAG
- a CDS encoding MotE family protein: MTLALLLRRLSGLPLAEALAGGPTVAMAGAATQAAAPSTAAAPSNAAAADPAAPQAATAKAATAKAAAAKAAAAKPAAAAKPAAAKATGAGAAQPAGTLPARVPQPPPSLAVLVQRLLANPVWRGPMIRLRVVDAVAVAASGLLLLKVLAVLETGPSTGARFAEFLVHARSGYEPLDPTVTGSLSPKEASKDAPKEPATASPPPESRRPAAEPVASSERAILEKLGARREALQQRSRDLETREQLIENAERKLETRINDLKTLEQKGDDAAAKRAEAEAAGLKSLVTMYETMKPKEAARVFDRLKLEVLVPVVVGMNPRKMAEVLAVMQPEAAERLTVALAQRARGAGGPKSASAAPGLPPGELPAIDGAR; this comes from the coding sequence ATGACCCTCGCGCTGCTCCTGCGTCGCCTCTCCGGGCTGCCCCTGGCGGAAGCCCTGGCCGGCGGCCCCACCGTCGCCATGGCCGGCGCCGCGACCCAAGCCGCCGCGCCATCCACAGCCGCCGCGCCGTCCAATGCCGCGGCAGCCGACCCCGCGGCACCCCAGGCTGCGACGGCCAAGGCTGCGACGGCCAAGGCGGCAGCGGCCAAGGCGGCAGCGGCCAAGCCCGCGGCGGCGGCCAAGCCCGCGGCGGCCAAGGCCACAGGAGCCGGCGCTGCCCAGCCCGCCGGCACGCTCCCCGCCCGAGTCCCGCAGCCCCCTCCCTCCCTCGCCGTGCTGGTTCAGCGCCTGCTGGCGAATCCGGTCTGGCGCGGGCCGATGATCCGCCTGCGCGTCGTCGATGCCGTGGCGGTGGCGGCGTCGGGGCTCCTGCTGCTGAAGGTCCTCGCCGTCCTCGAGACCGGGCCGTCCACCGGCGCCCGCTTCGCCGAGTTCCTGGTCCATGCCCGCTCCGGCTACGAGCCCCTCGACCCGACGGTCACCGGGTCGCTCTCGCCCAAGGAGGCGTCGAAGGACGCCCCGAAGGAGCCGGCGACCGCCTCCCCTCCGCCGGAGTCGCGCCGGCCGGCCGCCGAGCCGGTCGCGTCCTCCGAGCGGGCGATCCTCGAGAAGCTCGGCGCCCGGCGCGAGGCCCTGCAGCAGCGCTCGCGCGACCTCGAGACCCGCGAGCAGCTGATCGAGAATGCCGAGCGCAAGCTCGAGACCCGCATCAACGACCTCAAGACCCTGGAGCAGAAGGGCGACGACGCGGCGGCCAAGCGTGCCGAGGCGGAGGCCGCGGGGCTCAAGTCCCTGGTGACGATGTACGAGACGATGAAGCCGAAGGAGGCCGCCCGGGTCTTCGACCGGCTGAAGCTCGAGGTGCTGGTCCCGGTGGTGGTCGGCATGAACCCGCGCAAGATGGCCGAGGTGCTGGCGGTGATGCAGCCCGAGGCGGCCGAGCGCCTGACCGTGGCGCTCGCCCAGCGCGCCCGCGGCGCCGGCGGGCCGAAATCCGCCTCCGCCGCCCCGGGCCTGCCGCCCGGCGAGCTGCCGGCGATCGACGGGGCGCGCTGA